Below is a window of Drosophila nasuta strain 15112-1781.00 chromosome X, ASM2355853v1, whole genome shotgun sequence DNA.
TGTgtatgcgtgcgtgtgtgtgtgtgtgtgtgtggcaattaATACCATTTCAGTTAGTTTCGCAGGCGACGCAGTCAACTCTTTTCCAAGTGAGCAAACTTCAGTCAACTTCATCTTGAGCCCTGCAAcaacattgttgctgttgttggtggctgctgctgtttggctTATTAGCGATGGCACTTAGAATTGGTTTTGTCAGGGAGAGAAAGCCACGCAATGTAATGTGTGTAATGTTTGCCCAAAAAACCGCAAGCGCAACGTACCAAGCGAGCTGCATGCTAGttcaagttcgttgcctaagtcttttgttctGCATGCGGTAAAACGCGCAAAATAAAACCACAttcaacaaacaataacaagacaAGCGACTGGAAACTGTAACTGACAACATGAACGCGTTGAATGTGTGAAATTATTGCCAAGAATTTGCAGCAAACACTGAATTCAATTTACGATTTTCGTTTTCAGTTTGTAATTGCTTCTGTTGACTTGCCCgatatatacgaaatatatgtgtatatatatatatatgctgcACTGAGCCCAATATAagttataataaaaagaaaatgcacaATTAATAGACCATGAACACGACGCTAGCTAGACGCTCTCACAATTTTCGAGCTTAATTTATTATCATAATACATATTAATGTCAGATCCACAGAGATCTGGGCTAATCACTTAATCATTTGCCAGGCTAAATAGAATCATTTGGGGACAATTAAACTTAGtatagaattatttttagcactCACCACTTGAACAATAACTATTTATGCTGTGATTAACTAAACTTTTCGACGTTTAATTTGAGCTGCGTCAAAtgtttgcaaataataaattaattactgCTTTTAATGGTCGTTGCCTTGTcgtcgtttttcgttttttcgtatttcttttatattttttatttttttttttttttggttgctcaACAACTATTTTGAGTGAGCGcacatacaaaaaacaaaacacaacaattttTACAGATTTTTCGCAAAATATTCGAAAGATGAAAAATGATGTTGCAGCATCAGAGaaataacgaaaaaaacaacagcaaaaaaaaacaaaaatccaaTAAAATGGTAAACACGCACAGACACGGTTTTGGGTTCAAGGATTCGTtcggttgtcggttgtcggttGTGGATAAACGGCGTTAACTTGTTAACGCGCACAACATGCAAATGTGTAAAATGCGCGCGCTTGTAATGAAGTTGAAGATGGAGATTAGAGATTGAAGATTAAAGTTTGGGCGATAGCACGAGGCGGACGAGTAGCGACGATAACGCGAAGCCGGTGAACGGTTGGCGATCCGTCAAACACGTTTCCCAGTTACAACTTCCCAACGGAATGATTTGGCCaaatctgcagcagcagctttgaaGCTGCCACCGACAGCGAAGACAAACGCAGctcagatagagagagagagaaattgTCAGCCGGAGAGAAAGAGCTTAAAGCCGGCTTTGCATGGTTCAGGTGCAACCAAAAGATTGAGAGAGAGTCTTTcactctctttcactctccaGCTCTGCTGTGCATGAAAGTCGAGAGATGAGCgacgaagtcgaagtcgaagtctgCTCACGACTCGCACCCCATTACAATTTAGATCGATGCTAGATCTGTCTGCTACTGTTTGCATTTCGGTTTCATCAGTCTCGGCACTTGTTCCATTAGAGAGATATGATTGATATTTGCCTGGCTGATAAGAAACACAGTTTTAATTTAGTTGATCTGCTTTCGGCAACTTTCTGCTCATATATCAATGCATTTACTCGTCGCAATTCACAATCATTAGCCAAACTTTAATGGAGACAAACTCTTAGCTAATTTGTGCAGTATTACAATTTGcacttattttcatttgcacaCCATAAGTCTTTTGCTAACGGATTGTCTGTGTCTAAGCTTAGCAATTCACTCCATTGATTTGTAGTTTTTTCATTCagtaaacttattttatttatgtatttgatGTTTGCCAACTATTTTTGATCATTTTTTATTGGCATAACATATTGCTTTTATGTATAGCATTTCTCctcaatttattaatacacagaaataaaatatttagaatgAAAAGTCGATTTTACGatcttcaaaataaatattcaaataagatttttagtttaaaaaaaatcttaaatcaagagttttattttaaaaaaatttagtatttgccttttaagaataaaaacatcttttttaaagataaatatattgattCAATATTGAAAGAAAATTACAAATCTTAATTGAAGAACatttcgatcttaaaaagaaagtattttgttcatgtttcttaaaatgttggaattccCTTCCTTTAAAATAGACACTTAAtctttggtgttgttgctgttagttCAGTAAGTAAAGATTCCGTAAATCAAATTACCGTGTGTTGTCGTTGTGTCTTAGACTTAAACTCTAGTCGGTTTTGatctttatttaagatttaGCTTCTTGGTTTAACTTtgaatttggaaatttttcaTCCTTTGAAGCACAAGATTATAATCTAGAATTTTTAAGAATGGGGAACGTAGAGTTTTTGTGGAATTTTGATCTTGAATTAAGAATAAACCATCTTGTTCAATTTTTACAACATATGTATTATCatgattcaagattttatttttgattttagcatGTTTTTTCATTCTGAGTagctttattatttagtaaagttattttcttcatttatatatatttatttaatttttttatgtatttattttattccttATTTAATTCtccattatttattttatcattttttataatgtacatatatacttttaacaaatttgtagtTTGCTATTAAAAATACGTATTTTTAGGTTTCTTTGAAGCTTGtattattgattaattaataaatgagcTAATTGGTTTATGGCTTATTAAGCAATCTGTTAAGTTTAGCTTAAAAGTGAgatcataatttattttgaatttaggcAAAATGTTCTTCATATCTATTttagataataaaatattaattacagCTTGAAGGCCTTAGTCGTCTTAGCTCATCTTATTCCAATAGGGAATTGTATTCgctatttcaataaaataataatttgaaggtaataaattatcaaataataattacttgTCTCATTCactatgtttaaaatatttgtattgaattcgtttaccatttaaaaaaataaagagtcATCTATACTCAAAACTGGAAACAACAAACCTAACATAGCTTTAGGGCAGCATTTAGTTTATAACTTTCGAATTGCACATTCTTTGTTTGTCCAGTTGTTGAAGGAGTGGCAGGTTGGCCGTTGCACCTGGCACCTGGCACCTGGCACCTGACTGTGCTTCAACCATCTCAGACTAGGGATATGCTTAATGCAACCTTCGCTGCATTCGCTCTTGATGTGTTGATGGTGTTACAAATTTAAACACTTCGTTGCGTAagttttaattgcataaaCCAGGCGCAGACTGTTTGCTGCCATTGTGATGAGTTcactttcaaaataaataaaaaaaaatagtgagTAAAAAGTAGGTCTAGCTTATAGGGCTTGGCTACAAGATACCCAAGCTTTTGGGCCTACAAAACTTGCACATTTTGTGAGTGTGAAAGGCAGCTTCACACATAGCAATCCTTAGTACGatttgttataaaaaaaaactgggtataactataaaaaaaaataaaaaaaaaaaaaaaaaaaaatatgggcAGCTCAGCTGTTTGTCTACGGCCCACAcgacgtatgcgcaatgtgcGCGAAGCCGGAACTTTGCGCTCGCTGACGACAGCAGCGTTGAACTGGACGCAATGCGTCCACACGTTGTCGCTTTTAAACAAAGAGCTAAGCGTGCCGCAGGCAAAATTGCCACGTATAATTgcttgcaattaatttattaatttgatttcgcattttaattaaaggcAACGCAAAAGGCACTCGGAAATAtctgtctgcctgcctgcttgaACTTGATCATCTGCTTTAGTCGTGGCGTGCGCACAGAATCTAATGAAGCGTTAAGCAacgaaacaataacaaaataaatgttaatgtttttcgtgtttttcatttattaattttttagtttaaagttattaaattattttgtttttggtttttggttttggattttaggttttttgtgttttttgttattgcttcGCTTCTTCACTTCGAGAGTCAACAGATCATTAGCGAAAAGTGGCTGAAATTCTTCAGCTATAAATTGTGCTGCGTGGCAGACCAGAAGCATCACAAGCAATTGGAGCTGCGCCCCGATagcaaccaaaacaaaacaaaacacaaccaACTCAAAACTTCAATCAAGAACTTTACATCAACATGAAGGTAATTTAGGGATTAAAGAGTTTGCAAGCCACGAATTTAATCCTTTCATCCTTCTTCCGCAGGTCTTTGTCTGTCTGCTCGCTACCTTGGCCATGGCTAGTGCTGGACAACGCGGTGGTGCTGGCGGTGGCGGCTACTTGCCTGGCGGTGGCTTCGGCGGTGGCTCTCGCATTGGCGCTGGCCTCGTCTCGCATGTCTCCCAGGCCCATGGCAACACCAAGGTCCACATTggaggcggcggtggcggtgctGGCAACTATGGCGGCGGTGCTGGTGCCTATGGCGGTGGCGGTGCTGGTGGAGCTGGTGGCTGGCAGGGAGGTGCTGGCGGTGGACGCGGTGCTGGCGGATGGCAAGGCGCAGGAGCTGGAGGTGCTGGCGGCTATGGCGGCGGCGGTGCTGGTGGCTGGCAAGGAGCTGGCGCTGGCGGCTCTGGCAGCTATGGCGGCGGTGCTGGTGCCTATGGCGGTGGCGGTGCTGGTGGCTGGCAAGGCGGTGCTGGTGCTGGACGCAGTGCTGGCGGCTGGCAGGGAGCTGGAGCTGGTGCTGGCGCTGGCGCTAATGCCTGGGGTCCACCGGCCCAGTTCGATTACACTGTGAACCATGGTGGTGCCGGTGCCGGTGGCTCTCGTGGTGGTGCTGGCTGGTGGAACGAttaagtgtagcatacttacagcaaaaatgtaaaatgagCTTGATAACCGAATAAATGATTTGAATCCAAGCGGCAAATATCTTTTAGCTTTTTTAGCGTTACCAGATTTGTTAAAAATCGTTGATTAGTGCTTTCAACTAAAGCTTTACTTAAGCTTCGGCTACTTCCACGGCAGATGGCGCTAATGAGCAGACTTAAAATTGAGAGCATTGATTGCACTGTAGAGGGAGCCACACTATTGAAATGATTTACTCAATCATTGAATTAACAACTTAACATAAACTTTAAGTGGTCATTAAGTTCGAGTTTGTTGTCTAAGTATTTCATTACAAATGGCAGCAATCAAGAAACTACAGCTGTGTTCTTTAAAATAACAGTGCAACAGACGTTAAACTTTATAACggattttatgtttatattccTTAATGACTTAAGTTAAGTatgcatatttcaaatttgtatttttatgtattaaattgtattattgttttgctttataaaaaaaacttttcatttgaTAACTTACCACCACGGTTGCtattccaaaaaaaatttttggaccaaaaatttgaaaaaaatgtaccaattttagcaaaaatgtaccaaacatttttcacgaaagtttttttgtatttcacaaaaatGTACCACACGaaagattttttatatttcacaaattgtgGTTCACAATAAATAACTGTTTACGTAGTGGGCCTTACATTGGCGCATACATATTTTCTCAATTATCCTGTCAATTGTCATCGCAAATCGACTGTATGCGATATTTTCCAGTGTTAGTCATAGTTCAATTTCTAACtgatacaaaatttgtgtCTGGTGGAACAGAgccatttgttaaaataatatatgtgaacataaaattttatgaaaaatttaaatactaaaacaggcatattaaaaatgtaccaaaatgtaaaaaagtGATCCAATGTACcaacgcataaaaaatgtaccagttttggtacatttgtacCAAAAGTGTCCGCTGTGTCCAGTGTTGCCAGAGTCGCTTTTTTCCCGTCAATACTGGCTTTTTTCAAATACCATTTACttgaaaaaaaagcaaacgggcagcgggaattctggcttttttttacttaaatgctttttttagattttttttctatttgccCAAAATTATGGGACAATATTTGCTGTAGCTGTTCTGTCGATGCTTGCCAACATTTTTAGTGTCAAATCGATTGTACAGTGTTGTTAAGAACGCGCCAATTCTTATCGTAGCGTCACTAAAGGCGAAAGTGAATTGATCTTAAGATCAGTGtgttttaattgtattaaaaaacaaaaatatcggACGACACGGAAGACAgttactacaaatatactatcACCACATAACTCTCTGATTTGATTTtgaccaaaaagcaaaagttaaaTACTTTGAAGACGACAGCGCTATTCGTTTTTCTACTCGTTGTTTTCTACTTAAAAtggaaatacattttattctaaatcATGCATTTACAGTTATGGCTTGCACAGACTTGACAAATGCTGCTATAGATATAGTATAACCTTCCTAATAAATTCCTAAAAATGATAGGAACTGGATGAACAtatgacaataaaaatgagGAGAATGAGAAtagttttaatgaaattctCCAAATATGTTATTGTGAATAATAGAGCAGCTGCTGTACAAATTCCATAAATATGTTTCAAAATATAGAGAATCCAATGAATTCAAAAATCAGTTTTTttatagcttttttttttcctaatttttcagctttttttCATCGTTCTTCCCGTCAAAAACAGCTTTTTTTCTCAACAAACTTTGGCAACACTggctgtgtccgctatgtccgctgttTCCGCTGTGTCCcccatgtccgctatgtccgccatgtccgctatgtccgctctgtccgctatgtccgccatgtccgctgtgtccgctttgtccgctatgtccgctatgtccgccatgtccgctatgtccgccatgtctgccatgtccgctgtgtccgctatgtccgctgtatccgctctgtccgctttgtccgctatgtccgctatgtccgccatgtccgctgtatccgctctgtccgccatgtccgctatgtccgctatgtccgctatgtccgctatgtccgccatgtccgctatgtccgccatgtccgctgtgtccgccatgtccgccatgtccgctatgtccgctgtgtccgctgtgtccgccatgtccgtcatgtccgctatgtccgccatgtccgctatgtccgccatgtccgctatgtccgccatggccgctatgtccgctatgtccgctatgtccgccatgtccgctgtgtccgctatgtccgtcatgtccgctgtgtccgccatgtccgctatgtccgccatgtccgctgtgtcccccatgtccgctatgtccgccatgtccgctatgtccgctctgtccgctatgtccgccatgtccgctgtgtccgctttgtccgctatgtccgctatgtccgccatgtccgctgtatccgctctgtccgccatgtccgctatgtccgctatgtccgctatgtccgccatgtccgctatgtccgccatgtccgctgtaTCCGCTGTGTCCcccatgtccgctatgtccgccatgtccgctatgtccgctctgtccgctatgtccgccatgtccgctgtgtccgctttgtccgctatgtccgctatgtccgccatgtccgctctgtccgctttgtccgctatgtccgctatgtccgccatgtccgctgtatccgctctgtccgccatgtccgctatgtccgctatgtccgctatgtccgctatgtccgccatggccgctatgtccgctatgtccgctatgtccgccatgtccgctgtgtccgctatgtccgtcatgtccgctgtgtccgccatgtccgctatgtccgccatgtccgctgtgtccgccatgtccgtcatgtccgctatgtccgccatgtccgctatgtccgccatgtccgctatgtccgccatgtccgctgtgtccgctatgtccgccatgtccgccatgtccgctctgtccgctgtgtccgccatgtccgctatgtccgccatgtccgctgtgtccgctatgtccgccatgtccgccatgtccgctatgtccgccatgtccgctgtaTCCGCtttgtccgccatgtccgctgtatccgctctgtccgctttgtccgccatgtccgctatgtccgctgtgtccgccatgtccgctgtgtccgccatgtccgctatgtccgctatgtccgccatgtccgccatgtccgctatgtccgccatgtccgctgtgtccgccatgtccgctatgtccgctgtgtccgccatgtccgctgtgtccgccatgtccgctatgtccgctatgtccgctgtgtccgccatgtccgatgtgtccgccatgtccgctgtgtccgttttgtccgccatgtccgctgtgtccgccatgtccgctctgtccgctttgtccgccatgtccgctatgtccgctgtgtccgccatgtccgctatgtccgctttgtccgctgtgtccgctatgtccgccgtgtccgccatgtccgctatgtccgccatgtccgccatgtccgtcatgtccgctatgtccgccatgtccgctatgtccgctatgtccgctatgtccgccatgtccgctatgtccgccatgtccgccatgtccgctatgtccgctgtgtccgctgtgtccgccatgtccgtcatgtccgctatgtccgccatgtccgctgtgtccgccatgtccgtcatgtccgctatgtccgccatgtccgctatgtccgccatgtccgctatgtccgccatggccgctatgtccgctatgtccgctatgtccgccatgtccgctgtgtccgctatgtccgtcatgtccgctgtgtccgccatgtccgctatgtccgccatgtccgctgtgtccgccatgtccgtcatgtccgctatgtccgccatgtccgctatgtccgccatgtccgctttgtccgctgtgtccgctatgtccgccatgtccgctgtgtccgctatgtccgctatgtccgctgtgtccgctgtgtccgccgtgtccgccatgtccgctatgtccgccatgtccgccatgtccgtcatgtccgctatgtccgctatgtccgccatgtccgctatgtccgccatttccgctatgtccgctgtgtccgccatgtccgccatgtccgctgtgtccgccatgtccgctatgtccgctatgtccgctgtgtccgccatgtccgtcatgtccgctatgtccgctgtgtccgccatgtccgctgtgtccgctatgtccgccatgtccgctgtatccgctatgtccgctatgtccgccatgtccgctatgtccgccatgtccgctatgtccgtcatgtccgccatgtccgccatgtccgctatgtccgccatttccgctatgtccgtcatgtccgccatgtccgctatgtccgccatgtccgtcatgtccgctatgtccgccatgtccgccatatccgccatgtccgctgtgtccgctatgtccgtcatgtccgctatgtccgccatgtccgccatgtccgctgtgtccgcaatgtccgtcatgtccgctgtgtccgccatgtccgccatgtccgtcatgtccgccatgtccgctgtgtcagccatgtccgtcatgtccgctgtgtccgctatgtccgccatgtccgctatgtccgctatgtccgccatgtccgctatgtccgccatgtccgccatgtccgctgtgtccgccatgtccgatatgtccgccatgtccgctatgttCGCTATGgccgccatgtccgctatgtccgccatgtccgctatgtccgctatgtccgctatgtccgccatgtccgctgtgtccgccatgtccgccatgtccgctgtgtccgccatgtccgctatgtccgccatgtccgccatgtccgccatgtccgctgtgtccgccatgcgaaccgcgatttattcgcgcgcgattcgctcgcgatttattcgcttgCAATTCGCtcgcgattcgcttgcgatttaaaatatttgaatataataattgaagtattattaaacaactaaggtcgcaggcgaatcgcgagcgatttattaaaatgtttgaatataataattgaagtattattaaataactaaggtttgaactttttttccaaaatcgcaagcgaatcgcaggcgaatcgcaagcatcaatcgcggggcgagaaaatgtttgaaaacacaacttatgttatatttttaaaatatttgaatataataattgaagtattattaaataactaaagtttgaacttttttcatacaggtcatgtatgtcatacatgtcttgtatgtcatacacgtcacgtatgtcatacatgtcatgtatgtcgtacacgtcatgtatgtcatacatgacatgtatgtcgTACAAGTCATGTATGTCGtacatgtcatgtatgtcatacacgttatgtatgtcatacatacatgacgtgacgtgtatgacatacatgacgtgacgtgtatgacatacatgacatgtatgacatacatgacctGTATGACCTGCGATTTTTGagaaaaagttcaaaccttagttatttaatactacttcaattattattttcaaatattttaaaaatataacataagttgtgttttcaaacattttctcgccccgcgattgatgcttgcgattcgcctgcgattcgctataataattgaagtattattaaataaataaggtttgacatttttttcaaaaatcgcaggcgaatcgcaagcgaataaatcgcggggcgagaaaatgtttgaaaacacaacttatgttatatttttaaaatatttgaatataataattgaagtattattaaataactaaggtttgaaattgttttcaaaaatcgcaggcgaatcgcaagcgaataaatcgcggggcgagaaaatgtttgaaaacacaacttatgttatatttttaaaatatttgaatataataattgaagtattattaaataactaaggtttgaacttttttccaaaaatcgcaggcgaatcgcaagcgaatcgcaggcgaatcgcaagcgaatcgcaggcgaatcgcaagcgaatcgcaggcgaattgCAAGCATCAATcgcggggcgagaaaatgtttgaaaacacattttatgttatatttttaaaatatttgaatataataattgaagtattattaaacaactaaggtcgcaggcgaatcgcgagcgatttattaaaatgtttgaatataataattgaagtattattaaataactaaggtttgaactttttttcaaaaatcgcaagcgaatcgcaggcgaatcgcaggcgaatcgcaagcatcaatcgcggggcgagaaaatgtttgaaaacacaacttatgttatatttttaaaatatttgaatataataattgaagtattattaaataactaaggtttgaacttttttcatacaggtcatgtatgtcatacatgtcatgtatgtcatacacgtcacgctgtgtatgtcatacatgtcatgtatgtcgtacacgtcatgtatgtcatacatgacatgtatgtcgTACAAGTCATGTATGTCGTACaagtcatgtatgtcatacacgttatgtatgtcatacatacatgaCTTGTACgacatacatgacatgtatgacatacatggcgtgtatgacatacatgacatgtatgacatacgtgacgtgtatgacatacatgacatgtatgacatataTGACCTGTATGAActgcgatttttgaaaaaaagttcaaaccttagttatttaatactactcaattattattttcaaatattttaaaaatataacatttgtgttttcaaacattttctcgccccgcgattgatgcttgcgattcgcctgcgattcgctataataattgaagtattattaaataaataaggtttgacatttttttcaaaaatcgcaggcgaatcgcaagcgaataaatcgcgggacgagaaaatgtttgaaaacacaacttatgttatatttttaaaatatttgaatataataattgaagtattattaaataactaaggtttgaaattgttttcaaaaatcgcaggcgaatcgcaagcgaataaatcgcggggcgagaaaatgtttgaaaacacaacttatgttatatttttaaaatatttgaatataataattgaagtattattaaataactaaggtttgaactttttcaaaaatcgctgtgtccgccatgtccgctgtgtccgccatgtccgctatgtccgcatgtccgctatgtccgccatgtccgctgtgtctgccatgtccgctatgtccgccatgtccgctaagtccgccatgtccgctgtgtccgctatgtccgccatgtccgttatgtccgccatgtccgctatgtccgccatgtccgctatgtccgctgtgtccgctttgtccgcaatgtccgctgtgtccgccatgtccgtcatgtccgctgtgtccgccatgtccgccatatccgctgtgtccgccatccgctgtgtccgccatgtccgctatgtccgccatgtccgctgtgtccgccatgtccgctatgtccgctatgtccgccatgtccgctcaAAAACATGGAAGTTATTCACAAAACATTGCTTCACACGGCCCTTTTCTCTATTTCCTACAGAGCACAAATCGGTGTTGGAAAACGTGAGGCTGTCTGAATTGAGCCAATTGTGcggaaaaatgcaaaaaagacAACTATTGACGGATTAAGAATTTATAACACTACAACATACAGTCGAAGTTATTGCTCACTTATGCTAACCTCATTTTCAAAATCCTTTCCAAAGTTGAAATTTGTTCTTCATGGTTAGAGGGTGCAACAAGGGCGTTTATTCGAAAACAAGCAATATCTCGGGCATATCCTACCGAATTTTCAAAGCACACataggatcgcaaggacgaactctatcgatcaaGATCAACAAAATGTGGGGTCATCTAAAATCTCgacatttgtaatttttgtcagtcagtccgctatgtccgctgtgtccgccatgtccgctgtgtccgccatgtccgctatgtccgctgtgtccgctatgtccgccatgtccgctgtgtccgccatgtccgtcatgtccgtcatgtccgccatgtccgtcatgtccgctatgtccgccatgtcgCTGTgtca
It encodes the following:
- the LOC132796865 gene encoding uncharacterized protein LOC132796865; the protein is MKVFVCLLATLAMASAGQRGGAGGGGYLPGGGFGGGSRIGAGLVSHVSQAHGNTKVHIGGGGGGAGNYGGGAGAYGGGGAGGAGGWQGGAGGGRGAGGWQGAGAGGAGGYGGGGAGGWQGAGAGGSGSYGGGAGAYGGGGAGGWQGGAGAGRSAGGWQGAGAGAGAGANAWGPPAQFDYTVNHGGAGAGGSRGGAGWWND